A single genomic interval of Deltaproteobacteria bacterium harbors:
- a CDS encoding Do family serine endopeptidase: MAQAKALTLIGTALAAAVCHAAAPESDPARRSLVVQAVEKAGPAVVNVSTEQVVERRGSPFPFPEDPFFDQYFRDFFDPRPRRFTTTSLGSGVIVAPDGTILTNEHVILRASRIHVTLADEREFDAKLVGADSDSDVAVLRVQAGGELPHVTLGTSSDLMIGETVIAIGNPFGLSHTVTTGVVSALGRSIHSDDKTYSDFIQTDASINPGNSGGPLLNIKGELIGIDTAIYSRSGGSIGIGFAIPVDRARRVMRDLVSYGEVRRAWVGLVVQDLTPQLAQHFGTRRGVVVAEIDPGSPAAGAGLARGDVITRVDGREVHSRDEFEQRVQDHAEGTKLVVTRRRDGSEEEVELVTAVFPAAQADDLAWHLLGLGVGEGDDGLVVKRVRDGSPAARIGVQRGDRLLGLGGAPLESLAAFRRKMIELRSARSTLLSIGRGPYQYNVQVGLAR, from the coding sequence ATGGCGCAGGCGAAGGCGCTCACGTTGATCGGCACCGCGCTCGCCGCGGCCGTCTGCCACGCGGCGGCCCCGGAGAGCGACCCGGCGCGGCGAAGTCTCGTCGTCCAGGCGGTCGAGAAGGCCGGCCCGGCAGTGGTCAACGTCTCGACCGAGCAGGTGGTCGAACGCCGCGGCTCGCCCTTCCCGTTCCCGGAAGATCCCTTCTTCGACCAGTACTTCCGGGACTTCTTCGATCCCCGGCCGCGCCGCTTCACGACCACCAGCCTCGGCTCGGGCGTGATCGTCGCGCCCGACGGCACGATCCTGACCAACGAGCACGTCATCCTGCGCGCCAGCCGCATCCACGTCACGCTCGCCGACGAGCGCGAGTTCGACGCCAAGCTGGTCGGCGCCGACAGCGACTCCGACGTGGCGGTGCTGCGGGTGCAGGCGGGCGGCGAGCTGCCGCACGTCACCCTCGGGACCTCGTCGGACCTCATGATCGGCGAGACGGTGATCGCGATCGGCAACCCCTTCGGGCTCTCGCACACGGTCACCACCGGCGTCGTCAGCGCGCTCGGCCGCTCGATCCACAGCGACGACAAGACCTACAGCGACTTCATCCAGACCGATGCCTCGATCAACCCCGGCAACTCCGGCGGGCCGCTGCTCAACATCAAGGGCGAGCTGATCGGCATCGACACGGCGATCTACAGCCGCAGCGGCGGCTCGATCGGCATCGGCTTCGCGATCCCCGTCGACCGGGCCCGACGCGTGATGCGCGACCTCGTCTCCTACGGCGAGGTGCGCCGCGCGTGGGTGGGGTTGGTCGTCCAGGACCTGACGCCCCAGCTCGCCCAGCACTTCGGCACACGCCGCGGCGTGGTGGTGGCCGAGATCGACCCGGGGAGCCCCGCCGCGGGGGCGGGGCTGGCGCGCGGCGACGTCATCACCCGCGTCGACGGCCGCGAGGTCCACTCGCGCGACGAGTTCGAGCAGCGCGTCCAGGACCATGCCGAGGGGACGAAGCTCGTGGTGACGCGCCGGCGCGACGGCAGCGAGGAGGAGGTGGAGCTCGTGACGGCCGTGTTCCCGGCCGCCCAGGCCGACGATCTCGCCTGGCATCTCCTCGGCCTCGGCGTCGGCGAGGGCGACGACGGGCTCGTCGTGAAGCGGGTGCGCGACGGCAGCCCCGCGGCGCGCATCGGTGTCCAGCGCGGCGACCGGCTCCTCGGCCTCGGCGGCGCGCCGCTCGAGTCGCTCGCCGCGTTCCGAAGGAAGATGATCGAGCTCCGGAGCGCGCGCAGCACGCTGCTGTCGATCGGGCGGGGGCCGTACCAGTACAACGTGCAGGTCGGGCTCGCGCGGTAG
- a CDS encoding addiction module protein yields MPDLPIPEPPGFSDLTKAEQIRYLQALWDRIADQPGELPAPESHLQLAEDRLASYRSDPYRARPAHDVLDRLAKKSP; encoded by the coding sequence ATGCCAGACCTTCCGATCCCGGAACCACCAGGCTTCAGCGACCTCACAAAGGCGGAACAGATCCGCTACCTGCAGGCGCTGTGGGACAGAATTGCGGACCAGCCGGGTGAGCTCCCAGCACCCGAGAGCCACCTGCAGCTCGCCGAAGATCGGCTCGCGTCGTACCGGAGCGATCCGTACCGAGCGCGACCGGCGCATGATGTCCTCGATCGACTCGCGAAGAAGTCGCCGTGA
- a CDS encoding DUF1640 domain-containing protein yields the protein MAVAFDTLAYARKLRQAGVPEEQAQVHAEALAAVVTETLATKQDLRELEYRLTLRLGAMLTVAVGAVAALVKLA from the coding sequence ATGGCTGTCGCGTTCGACACCCTGGCCTACGCCCGGAAGCTGCGGCAGGCGGGCGTCCCGGAGGAGCAAGCCCAGGTTCATGCCGAGGCGCTGGCGGCCGTTGTTACAGAGACGCTCGCTACCAAGCAGGATCTCCGTGAGCTCGAGTACCGCCTCACACTGCGGCTCGGTGCGATGCTCACCGTCGCGGTCGGTGCGGTCGCGGCGCTCGTCAAGCTCGCCTGA
- a CDS encoding insulinase family protein: protein MPRRLVTLLAALAAFPRLALALELPVAARTLPNGLRVLVHEDHSAPVVSSYVFYHVGSRNEVRGATGISHLFEHMMFNGGKKFGRGVFDELIEGNGGSTNGYTTRDYTAYLNNIPREALPIVLDLESDRMANLAITKENLEQERGIVMEERRLRIDDEVWGVMDEALYLQAFVESAYRWNVIGFMSDIQHITLDQARAYFQTYYAPNNATLVLAGDVDPQDAFRLVERDFGAIPRRRPPLPVDATEPPQDGERRVVVRKNAELPAVMIGYHAPRALDADRAPLDVVERLLSGGESARLHQDLVRRHEVATAVDANNSWGIDPDLFWIYAQARPKRTAAALEERIDAVVEGLQAKRVPDDELAKAKTQLRAEYVEGLKTVSGKANKLGFFETVFGDYRALFGLEDAWRAVTADDVQRVARTYLVPTHRTVVVLEPVPAPGRPAASRAPRPGGVS, encoded by the coding sequence GTGCCGCGCCGCCTCGTCACCCTGCTCGCTGCGCTGGCGGCATTTCCCCGCCTCGCCCTCGCGCTCGAGCTGCCCGTCGCCGCGCGCACGCTCCCGAACGGGCTCCGCGTCCTCGTGCACGAGGATCACTCGGCGCCCGTCGTCTCGTCGTACGTCTTCTACCACGTCGGCTCGCGCAACGAGGTACGGGGCGCCACCGGCATCTCCCACCTCTTCGAGCACATGATGTTCAACGGCGGGAAGAAGTTCGGGCGCGGCGTGTTCGACGAGCTGATCGAGGGCAACGGCGGCTCGACGAACGGCTACACGACGCGCGACTACACGGCTTACCTGAACAACATCCCGCGCGAGGCGCTGCCGATCGTGCTCGACCTCGAGAGCGACCGCATGGCCAACCTCGCCATCACCAAGGAGAACCTCGAGCAGGAGCGCGGCATCGTCATGGAGGAGCGCCGGCTGCGCATCGACGACGAGGTGTGGGGAGTGATGGACGAGGCGCTCTACCTCCAGGCCTTCGTCGAGAGCGCCTACCGCTGGAACGTCATCGGCTTCATGTCCGATATCCAGCACATCACGCTCGACCAGGCGCGCGCCTACTTCCAGACCTACTATGCGCCCAACAACGCCACCCTCGTGCTCGCGGGCGACGTCGACCCCCAGGACGCCTTCCGGCTGGTCGAGCGCGACTTCGGGGCGATCCCGCGGCGGCGGCCGCCGCTCCCGGTCGACGCGACCGAGCCGCCGCAGGACGGCGAGCGGCGGGTGGTGGTGCGGAAGAACGCCGAGCTGCCGGCGGTGATGATCGGCTATCATGCGCCCCGGGCGCTCGACGCCGACCGCGCGCCGCTCGACGTCGTCGAGCGGCTGCTCTCCGGAGGCGAGAGCGCACGCCTGCACCAGGACCTCGTCCGCCGCCACGAGGTGGCGACCGCCGTCGACGCGAACAACAGCTGGGGCATCGACCCCGACCTCTTCTGGATCTACGCGCAGGCCCGGCCGAAGAGGACGGCCGCCGCGCTCGAGGAACGCATCGACGCGGTGGTCGAGGGGCTGCAGGCGAAGCGGGTGCCGGACGACGAGCTCGCCAAGGCCAAGACCCAGCTCCGGGCCGAATACGTCGAGGGCCTCAAGACCGTGAGCGGCAAGGCCAACAAGCTCGGCTTCTTCGAGACCGTCTTCGGCGACTATCGCGCGCTCTTCGGCCTCGAGGACGCCTGGCGTGCCGTGACCGCCGACGACGTCCAGCGCGTGGCGCGGACGTATCTGGTCCCCACCCACCGAACGGTCGTCGTCCTCGAGCCCGTGCCGGCGCCCGGCCGGCCCGCGGCCAGCCGGGCGCCGCGCCCCGGTGGCGTGTCGTGA
- the ligA gene encoding NAD-dependent DNA ligase LigA codes for MARASRDVRQEVERLRREIEHHNYRYYVLDDPLVSDAEYDTLFRRLEQLEAEHPELASPDSPTQRVGAMPLEKFETVRHRHPMLSLNNIATREEMAEFDARIRKFLNLERVEYVGEPKIDGVAVELVYEDGVLTTGSTRGDGVVGENVTPNIRTIRSVPLRLQRGPTPVPELLEVRGEVFLPIEAFRRVNREREEAGQPVFANPRNAAAGSLKQLDPRVTASRPLALVCHGVGEVRGVKLSRHWEALEAFQGWGLRPVPRTQVLDSLDAAGAFYAELERERDSLPYEIDGIVVKVNDVGLQRRLGEISRAPRWAVAWKFKPRQATTRIVNILPSVGRTGVLTPVAELEPVQVGGVTVRNASLHNMDEVERKDVRIGDTVLLERAGDVIPYVVKVVTERRKGREERFRMPAACPVCGAKVVRAEGEVAYRCIGLACPAKLKQQLRFFGARGAMDIEGLGEKLVDQLVEQRLVRDVADLYHLDADTLVALERMGKKSAANLRAQLERSKQTTLPRLLVALGIRQVGEATAKALAEHFGTLERLMDATEEELQEVRDVGPEVAASIRGFFAEKQNRKVIQKLLAAGVRPAAVSRPKGPLAGKKFVLTGTLETMTRPEAQRRIEALGGRVQSSVSKETDYVVVGADPGSKATKAKALGVRTLQEKALLKLLGD; via the coding sequence ATGGCGCGCGCCTCGCGGGACGTCCGCCAGGAGGTCGAGCGGCTCCGCCGCGAGATCGAGCACCACAATTACCGCTACTACGTGCTGGACGACCCGCTCGTCTCCGACGCCGAGTACGACACGCTCTTCCGCCGTCTCGAGCAGCTGGAAGCCGAGCATCCGGAGCTCGCGAGCCCCGACTCGCCGACGCAGCGGGTCGGCGCCATGCCCCTCGAGAAGTTCGAGACGGTGCGTCATCGCCACCCGATGCTCTCGCTCAACAACATCGCGACGCGGGAGGAGATGGCGGAGTTCGATGCCCGCATCCGGAAGTTCCTGAACCTCGAGCGGGTCGAGTACGTCGGCGAGCCGAAGATCGACGGGGTGGCGGTCGAGCTCGTCTACGAGGACGGCGTGCTCACCACGGGATCGACGCGCGGCGACGGGGTCGTCGGCGAGAACGTCACGCCCAACATCCGGACGATCCGCAGCGTGCCGCTCCGCCTGCAGCGCGGCCCGACACCCGTGCCCGAGCTGCTCGAGGTCCGGGGCGAGGTCTTTCTGCCGATCGAGGCCTTCCGGCGCGTGAACCGCGAGCGCGAGGAGGCCGGGCAGCCGGTGTTCGCCAACCCGCGCAACGCCGCCGCCGGGTCGCTGAAGCAGCTCGATCCGCGCGTCACCGCGTCGCGTCCGCTCGCCCTCGTCTGTCACGGCGTGGGCGAAGTGCGCGGCGTCAAGCTCAGCCGGCACTGGGAAGCGCTGGAGGCCTTCCAGGGCTGGGGACTCCGGCCGGTGCCGCGGACGCAGGTGCTCGATTCGCTCGACGCAGCCGGTGCCTTCTACGCCGAGCTCGAGCGCGAGCGCGACTCGCTGCCGTACGAGATCGACGGCATCGTCGTCAAGGTGAACGACGTCGGGCTCCAGCGCCGGCTCGGCGAGATCTCGCGCGCGCCGCGCTGGGCCGTCGCCTGGAAGTTCAAGCCGCGCCAGGCGACGACGCGCATCGTGAACATCCTCCCCTCCGTCGGACGCACGGGCGTGCTGACGCCCGTGGCGGAGCTCGAGCCGGTGCAGGTGGGCGGGGTGACCGTCCGCAACGCGTCGCTCCACAACATGGACGAGGTCGAGCGCAAGGACGTCCGCATCGGCGACACCGTCCTCCTCGAGCGCGCGGGCGACGTGATCCCGTACGTCGTGAAGGTGGTGACCGAGCGGAGGAAGGGCCGCGAGGAGCGCTTCCGCATGCCGGCCGCCTGCCCGGTGTGCGGCGCGAAGGTCGTGCGCGCCGAGGGCGAGGTGGCCTACCGCTGCATCGGGCTCGCCTGCCCGGCCAAGCTGAAGCAACAGCTCCGCTTCTTCGGCGCGCGCGGCGCCATGGACATCGAGGGCCTCGGCGAGAAGCTCGTCGACCAGCTCGTCGAGCAGCGGCTCGTGCGTGACGTCGCCGACCTCTACCACCTCGACGCCGACACGCTCGTCGCGCTCGAGCGCATGGGCAAGAAGTCCGCCGCGAACCTGCGGGCACAGCTCGAGCGCAGCAAGCAGACGACGCTGCCGCGCCTCCTGGTCGCGCTCGGCATCCGCCAGGTCGGCGAGGCGACGGCCAAGGCGCTGGCCGAGCACTTCGGCACGCTCGAGCGGCTGATGGACGCCACCGAGGAGGAGCTGCAGGAGGTGCGCGACGTCGGCCCCGAGGTGGCGGCGAGCATCCGGGGCTTCTTTGCGGAGAAGCAGAACCGGAAGGTGATCCAGAAGCTGCTCGCGGCCGGCGTCCGGCCCGCCGCCGTCAGCCGCCCGAAGGGGCCGCTCGCGGGGAAGAAGTTCGTGCTGACCGGCACCCTCGAGACCATGACGCGCCCCGAAGCACAACGCCGAATCGAGGCCCTCGGCGGTCGCGTGCAGTCGAGCGTCAGCAAGGAGACCGACTACGTCGTCGTCGGCGCCGACCCGGGCTCCAAGGCCACGAAGGCGAAGGCGCTGGGCGTCCGCACCCTGCAGGAGAAGGCGCTCCTGAAGCTGCTGGGCGACTGA
- a CDS encoding acylphosphatase, producing MMAVRAHLVIRGRVQGVWYRGSMEDEAERLGVAGWVRNRPDGSVEAEVEGEPGAVEALIAWARRGPPAARVTDVEVRWVDPHGERGRFVVC from the coding sequence CTGATGGCGGTCCGCGCGCACCTCGTGATCCGCGGACGCGTGCAGGGCGTCTGGTACCGCGGCTCGATGGAGGACGAGGCCGAGCGGCTCGGCGTTGCCGGCTGGGTACGCAACCGGCCCGACGGCTCCGTCGAAGCCGAGGTCGAGGGCGAGCCCGGGGCCGTCGAGGCGCTGATCGCCTGGGCCCGGCGCGGTCCGCCCGCCGCGCGCGTCACCGACGTCGAGGTCCGCTGGGTGGACCCGCACGGCGAGCGGGGCCGGTTTGTCGTCTGCTGA
- a CDS encoding sigma-70 family RNA polymerase sigma factor yields MRRPGPSLRATAGPFAHRLSRFGELSLGQRDARARSTDRGPPSSKLRVNTAARVPPSLDALYRAHRERVLRLCRLLLADADEAADVVHDVFLRVERAFRVAPPADWAAWITRVTVNTCRDRRRSGWWRWWRLTGVELDADETPGPTATPEHEAVRREEHRRVWAALRRLPARQREVFVLRHLEGFATDDVAATLGIAPGSVKRHLFRAVHALRRALGER; encoded by the coding sequence CTGCGACGGCCAGGGCCGAGCCTTCGGGCAACGGCAGGTCCGTTCGCCCATCGACTCTCTCGATTTGGCGAGCTAAGTCTGGGACAGCGTGACGCCCGAGCCAGGTCAACCGATCGAGGCCCTCCTTCGTCAAAACTCCGGGTGAATACGGCTGCCCGCGTCCCGCCATCACTCGACGCCCTCTACCGGGCGCACCGAGAGAGGGTCCTCCGGCTCTGCCGGCTGCTGCTCGCCGACGCCGATGAGGCGGCCGACGTGGTCCACGACGTATTCCTCCGTGTGGAGCGGGCGTTCCGCGTGGCGCCGCCCGCCGACTGGGCCGCCTGGATCACCCGCGTCACGGTGAACACCTGCCGCGACCGGCGGCGCTCCGGATGGTGGCGGTGGTGGCGACTCACGGGCGTCGAGCTCGACGCGGACGAGACGCCCGGCCCCACCGCCACCCCCGAGCACGAGGCCGTCCGGCGCGAGGAGCACCGGCGCGTCTGGGCGGCCCTCCGGCGGCTTCCCGCCCGCCAGCGCGAGGTCTTCGTGCTGCGCCACCTCGAGGGCTTCGCCACCGACGACGTCGCTGCCACCCTCGGCATTGCGCCCGGCAGCGTGAAGCGCCATCTGTTCCGCGCGGTGCACGCCTTGCGCCGCGCGCTGGGAGAACGATGA
- a CDS encoding periplasmic heavy metal sensor produces MRQRHTAGLSAGERRTSIMGRTLLATIAAGVLLAAGLRGAHAFGHGGPGSCGRRHGMGMAEGPGMLPLPLLLSVMTPEQRAQLGDVMKAEKPAMRSLFDKMRTAHEELADRVFAPGKLTAADLEPQVKKMAALREELVQQALATTLKVRDLLTAEQLAEAAKKKTRLRELGQEMRSLLPEPEEYPNE; encoded by the coding sequence ATGCGACAACGGCATACAGCGGGGCTGAGCGCCGGCGAACGGAGGACAAGTATCATGGGACGCACACTGCTCGCGACGATTGCCGCCGGCGTGCTACTCGCGGCCGGCCTGCGTGGCGCGCACGCCTTCGGGCACGGCGGGCCCGGGTCCTGCGGCCGGCGGCACGGGATGGGGATGGCCGAGGGCCCCGGCATGCTGCCGCTTCCCCTGCTCCTCTCCGTCATGACGCCCGAGCAGCGCGCACAGCTCGGTGACGTGATGAAGGCCGAGAAGCCCGCGATGCGGAGCCTCTTCGATAAGATGCGCACGGCGCACGAGGAGCTCGCCGACCGGGTCTTCGCGCCGGGCAAGCTCACGGCCGCCGACCTCGAGCCGCAGGTGAAGAAGATGGCCGCGCTCCGCGAGGAGCTCGTGCAGCAGGCGCTCGCGACGACGCTCAAGGTCCGGGACCTGCTCACGGCCGAGCAGCTCGCCGAGGCCGCGAAGAAGAAGACCCGGCTGCGCGAGCTCGGCCAGGAGATGCGCAGCCTCCTGCCCGAACCCGAGGAATACCCTAACGAGTGA
- the rsmI gene encoding 16S rRNA (cytidine(1402)-2'-O)-methyltransferase yields the protein MPGGILYVVATPIGNLEDITLRALRVLREVDLIAAEDTRHTRVLLSRHGISRPLTSYYDAVERARAPAIVEKLKAGARVALVSDAGTPGIADPGYHLVRGALAAGVPVVPVPGPSAVMALVSVAGLAAERFVFEGFLPSRPGPRAERLAALAREPRAIVFFEAGRRLAAFLAAAHAALGEREAAVARELTKRHEEVLRGTLAELAERVAAMGRVRGEVTILVGARAAPEVPPATPDLDARIRTARAAGRSVADLAAEIARETGVPRRAVYRRALALERT from the coding sequence ATGCCCGGCGGGATCCTTTACGTCGTCGCCACGCCGATCGGGAATCTCGAGGACATCACGCTGCGGGCGCTGCGCGTCCTGCGAGAGGTCGATCTGATCGCGGCCGAGGACACGCGGCATACGCGCGTGCTCCTTTCCCGCCACGGGATATCGCGGCCGCTCACGAGCTACTATGACGCGGTCGAGCGCGCGCGCGCACCCGCGATCGTCGAGAAGCTCAAGGCCGGTGCGCGCGTGGCGCTCGTCTCTGACGCGGGGACCCCGGGCATCGCCGATCCGGGATATCATCTCGTGCGGGGTGCGCTCGCGGCGGGCGTGCCGGTCGTGCCCGTGCCGGGCCCGTCGGCGGTAATGGCGCTCGTCTCGGTTGCCGGACTCGCGGCCGAACGGTTCGTCTTCGAGGGGTTCCTGCCGAGCCGGCCTGGGCCGCGCGCCGAGCGCCTGGCGGCGCTCGCTCGCGAGCCGCGCGCCATCGTCTTCTTCGAGGCGGGCCGCCGCCTCGCGGCGTTCCTCGCCGCGGCGCACGCGGCACTCGGCGAGCGCGAGGCAGCGGTCGCGCGCGAGCTGACCAAGCGGCACGAGGAGGTCCTGCGGGGTACGCTCGCGGAGCTTGCGGAGCGCGTCGCCGCGATGGGGCGTGTGCGGGGCGAGGTGACGATCCTCGTCGGCGCGCGGGCGGCGCCTGAGGTGCCGCCCGCGACCCCCGACCTCGACGCCCGCATCCGGACGGCGCGCGCGGCGGGGCGGAGTGTCGCCGATCTCGCGGCCGAGATCGCGCGCGAGACCGGCGTCCCGCGCCGCGCGGTCTACCGGCGTGCCCTGGCGCTCGAGCGGACGTGA
- a CDS encoding NADH-quinone oxidoreductase subunit N, with product MGATQSLLYFGPELVLTAAIMAVLALDLGLTASGVERSRWPGVVALAGAAAAIASALSLMHVPTRAWLFGRMLVFDGFSVYFKVLLGLALLAAVWMSLGSHEVRGQPNEGEYFTLLLSSALAMFLMAAAGNLLMAYLSLEFASLTSYVLTGFLRHNRRSGEAALKYLIYGGVASGAMIYGMSWVFGLTGSMDYAAIAAGVARLDDANRGAFFLALVLVLAGFGYKVASVPFHMWAPDVYTGAPIPVTAFLAVGSKAAGFAMLLRFFHFGVGAAGPAAAVTRVPLLQLGTLLCAATMTLGNLAALSQQNMKRLLAYSSIAHAGYALLGFVVFADAGVQAVLFYLTVYYIMNLGAFWVVMLIANATGREDLPSYRGLAWRGGALPALALSVFLFSLAGLPPLAGFVGKFYLFAAGVERGLIALVVLGVLNSVVSLYYYVRVVKTMFLDEPHAEDAPVVFRANDLAAVGLLSAATLVLGIRFDWLLARVEAARRIFAG from the coding sequence ATGGGCGCGACCCAGAGCCTCCTCTACTTCGGCCCCGAGCTGGTGCTCACGGCGGCGATCATGGCCGTGCTCGCGCTCGACCTCGGGCTCACCGCGAGCGGCGTCGAGCGGAGCCGCTGGCCGGGTGTCGTGGCGCTGGCGGGCGCGGCGGCGGCCATCGCGTCGGCGCTCAGTCTGATGCACGTGCCGACGCGCGCCTGGCTCTTCGGCCGCATGCTCGTCTTCGACGGCTTCAGCGTCTACTTCAAGGTCCTGCTCGGGCTGGCGCTCCTCGCCGCGGTCTGGATGTCGCTCGGCTCGCACGAGGTGCGCGGCCAGCCAAACGAGGGCGAGTACTTCACGCTGCTCCTCTCGAGCGCGCTCGCGATGTTCCTCATGGCCGCCGCGGGCAACCTCCTCATGGCTTACCTGTCGCTCGAGTTCGCGAGCCTCACCTCGTATGTCCTGACCGGCTTCCTGCGCCACAACCGCCGCTCGGGCGAGGCCGCGCTCAAGTACCTGATCTACGGCGGCGTCGCGTCGGGGGCGATGATCTACGGCATGAGCTGGGTGTTCGGCTTGACGGGGTCGATGGACTACGCCGCCATCGCCGCCGGCGTCGCCCGCCTCGACGACGCGAACCGCGGCGCCTTCTTCCTGGCGCTCGTGCTGGTGCTCGCCGGCTTCGGCTACAAGGTGGCCTCGGTGCCCTTCCACATGTGGGCGCCCGACGTCTACACCGGCGCCCCGATCCCCGTGACCGCCTTCCTGGCCGTCGGCTCCAAGGCGGCGGGCTTCGCGATGCTGCTCCGCTTCTTCCACTTCGGGGTCGGCGCCGCGGGTCCGGCGGCCGCGGTCACGCGCGTGCCGCTCCTCCAGCTCGGCACGCTGCTCTGCGCTGCGACCATGACGCTCGGGAACCTCGCGGCCCTGTCTCAGCAGAACATGAAGCGGCTGCTCGCGTACTCCTCGATCGCGCACGCGGGCTACGCGCTGCTCGGGTTCGTCGTGTTCGCCGACGCCGGCGTGCAGGCTGTCCTCTTCTACCTGACGGTCTACTACATCATGAACCTCGGCGCCTTCTGGGTGGTGATGCTGATCGCCAACGCGACCGGCCGCGAGGATCTGCCGAGCTACCGCGGCCTCGCCTGGCGGGGGGGCGCGCTGCCCGCGCTCGCGCTCTCCGTCTTCCTCTTCTCGCTCGCCGGGCTCCCGCCGCTCGCCGGCTTCGTCGGCAAGTTCTACCTCTTCGCGGCCGGCGTGGAGCGGGGGCTGATCGCGCTCGTCGTCCTCGGCGTGCTGAACAGCGTGGTGTCGCTCTACTACTACGTGCGCGTGGTGAAGACGATGTTCCTCGACGAGCCGCACGCCGAGGACGCGCCGGTCGTCTTCCGGGCGAACGACCTCGCGGCGGTCGGGCTGCTCTCGGCAGCGACGCTGGTCCTCGGTATCCGGTTCGACTGGCTGCTGGCACGCGTCGAGGCGGCCCGCCGGATCTTTGCGGGATAG
- a CDS encoding NADH-quinone oxidoreductase subunit M, producing the protein MQHNVLSLMVFIPVVGMAVILCLPARAHAAIRWMGVATATPPLLLAVWLLAHFDPQTTAPQFVQRFAWIPAYRINYFVGVDGISITMVLLTALLCFLCMFASFGIDKAVKGYFALFLLLETGMLGTFVALDFFLFFIFWELMLLPMYFLIGVWGGPRREYAAIKFFLYTLLGSVLMLVAILYFYFAADPHSFDMTQLGTLLAKKIPLDVQVILWVALFIGFAIKIPAFPFHTWLPDAHVEAPTAISVILAGVLLKMGTYGILRINYGILPAATLAPLWHGHSVAFWLLAALGTLNIVYGAVCAMAQEDLKKLVAYSSISHMGYVMLGMAAFTPQGINGAVLQMFNHGTITAMLFLLVGVIYDRAHHRQISGFGGLASIVPVYTGVTGFAFFAAMGLPGLSAFISEALVLLGAWQQFPGLTIVAASAVILTAGYLLWALQRMYLGQPNEKYLGLAEINGRELFTLVPLAAIVLFLGIYPTPILNLQSPALLRLNEQVQKAAAPAPPESIAAR; encoded by the coding sequence ATGCAACACAACGTGCTGAGCCTGATGGTCTTCATCCCGGTCGTCGGCATGGCGGTGATCCTCTGCCTGCCGGCGCGGGCACACGCGGCCATCCGCTGGATGGGCGTGGCGACGGCCACGCCGCCCCTGCTGCTCGCGGTCTGGCTCCTCGCGCACTTCGACCCGCAGACGACCGCGCCGCAGTTCGTCCAGCGCTTCGCGTGGATCCCCGCCTACCGCATCAACTACTTCGTCGGCGTCGATGGCATCAGCATCACCATGGTCCTGCTCACGGCGCTCCTCTGCTTCCTCTGCATGTTCGCGTCGTTCGGCATCGACAAGGCGGTGAAGGGCTACTTCGCGCTCTTCCTCCTGCTCGAGACCGGCATGCTCGGCACCTTCGTCGCCCTCGACTTCTTCCTGTTCTTCATCTTCTGGGAGCTGATGCTGCTGCCGATGTACTTCCTGATCGGCGTGTGGGGCGGGCCGCGGCGCGAGTATGCGGCGATCAAGTTCTTCCTCTACACGCTGCTCGGCTCGGTGCTCATGCTGGTCGCGATCCTCTACTTCTACTTCGCCGCCGACCCGCACTCCTTCGACATGACGCAGCTCGGCACGCTGCTCGCGAAGAAGATCCCGCTCGACGTCCAGGTGATCCTGTGGGTGGCGCTGTTCATCGGCTTCGCGATCAAGATCCCGGCCTTCCCCTTCCACACCTGGCTGCCCGACGCGCACGTCGAGGCGCCGACGGCGATCTCCGTGATCCTCGCGGGCGTGCTCCTCAAGATGGGGACGTACGGCATCCTGCGCATCAACTACGGCATCCTGCCGGCGGCCACGCTGGCGCCGCTCTGGCACGGCCACTCGGTCGCCTTCTGGCTCCTGGCCGCGCTCGGCACGCTCAACATCGTCTACGGCGCGGTGTGCGCCATGGCGCAGGAGGACCTGAAGAAGCTCGTCGCCTACTCGAGCATCAGCCACATGGGCTACGTGATGCTCGGCATGGCGGCCTTCACGCCGCAGGGGATCAACGGCGCCGTCCTCCAGATGTTCAACCACGGGACGATCACCGCCATGCTGTTCCTCCTGGTGGGCGTCATCTACGACCGGGCGCACCACCGCCAGATCAGCGGCTTTGGCGGCCTCGCCTCGATCGTCCCCGTCTACACCGGGGTCACGGGCTTCGCCTTCTTCGCCGCCATGGGGCTCCCCGGCCTCTCGGCGTTCATCTCGGAGGCGCTCGTGCTCCTCGGCGCGTGGCAGCAGTTCCCCGGCCTCACCATCGTGGCGGCGAGCGCAGTCATCCTGACCGCCGGCTACCTCCTGTGGGCGCTCCAGCGCATGTACCTCGGGCAGCCGAACGAGAAATACCTGGGCCTCGCCGAGATCAATGGCCGCGAGCTCTTCACGCTCGTGCCGCTCGCCGCGATCGTCCTCTTCCTCGGCATCTACCCGACCCCCATCCTGAACCTGCAGAGCCCGGCGCTCCTGCGCCTGAACGAGCAGGTCCAGAAGGCGGCCGCGCCGGCCCCGCCCGAGTCGATCGCCGCGCGCTAG